The proteins below are encoded in one region of Odocoileus virginianus isolate 20LAN1187 ecotype Illinois chromosome 18, Ovbor_1.2, whole genome shotgun sequence:
- the LOC110128796 gene encoding atherin-like has product MPSALAAARPGLLCSAAGRGERRGWGWWAGPRGRGQGREAGPSPSVQAAPRRLPAPAVSGQRLLRAASAVPGESRAPALKAGDPRWTRDAAPLPHLPLQGPRAAARSRKVERLGKRAFLQTRGTARCGGRNPAPSRAAPRRRPRPATPTPVPRSRPPGCGEYPARRITRGAAGADVRRAGAPRGPIGPVRLSTRRSLPVPCELRGRASRPPPPARPQKRVSTRLSMLARSPPRLDAAGPPGPDAQGRRRCAVRAQVRQKQPSREWRGSGSRASEPRNPVSTLVL; this is encoded by the exons ATGCCCAGTGCGCTCGCCGCGGCGCGGCCGGGTCTTCTCTGCagcgcggcggggcggggcgagcgCCGGGGCTGGGGCTGGTGGGCCGGCCCGAGGGGGAGGGGCCAGGGCCGCGAGGCGGGACCCAGCCCCTCGGTCCAGGCGGCCCCGCGGCGGCTCCCCGCGCCCGCTGTCTCCGGCCAGCGCCTGCTCCGTGCGGCCTCGGCAGTCCCGGGGGAGTCCCGGGCTCCCGCCCTCAAGGCTGGGGACCCGCGCTGGACCCGCGACGCCGCACCGCTCCCGCACCTACCCTTGCAGGGACCCCGTGCGGCCGCGAGGAGCCGCA AAGTTGAGCGGCTCGGCAAGCGAGCCTTTTTGCAGACCCGCGGGACAGCGCGGTGCGGGGGCCGAAACCCGGCTCCTTCTAGGGCCGCCCCCAGGCGGCGGCCACGCCCAGCCACGCCCACACCGGTTCCCAGGTCCCGCCCCCCGGGCTGCGGCGAATACCCGGCGCGGCGGATTACTCGCGGCGCCGCGGGAGCGGATGTTCGCCGGGCTGGAGCCCCGCGAGGGCCGATTGGCCCTGTTCGCCTCTCTACACGCCGCTCTCTCCCCGTCCCCTGTGAGCTTCGCGGGCGAGCGTCCCGACCCCCGCCGCCGGCCCGGCCGCAGAAGCGGGTCAGCACCCGACTGAGCATGCTCGCCCGCTCGCCGCCGCGTCTGGACGCAGCCGGGCCTCCGGGTCCGGACGCGCAGGGGCGGCGCAGGTGCGCTGTCCGGGCGCAGGTGCGCCAGAAGCAGCCGAGCCGGGAGTGGAGGGGGTCTGGCTCACGAGCGAGTGAACCTAGAAACCCTGTTTCAACATTAGTTTTATGA